The DNA segment GGTTGGAGGACTCTATGCAGCGTCTATGGGGTGTCTCTGGGTCTTTATGGGGTGTCTCTGGGTCTCTATGGGGTCTGtatgggtctctgtgggtctctgtggggtgtCTATGGGTCCCTGTGCatctctatgggtctctatgggtctctataCGGTGTCTGTTGctctctatggggtgtctatgggtctCTGTGGGGTCTCTGTGGGCgtctatggggtgtctatgggtctctatgggtgtCTATGGGGTCTCTGTGGGTCTCTAGGGGGtgtctatgggtctctatggggtgtcttTGGCTCTCTATGGGGTGTCTGTGgctctctatgggtctctatggggtgtctgTGGCTCTCTATGGGGTCTCTATGGctctctatggggtgtctatgggtctctatggggtccctgtgggtctctatggggtatctatgggtctctgtgggtcccTGTGGCTCTCTATGGGTCcctgtgggtctctatggggtcaCTATGGGGTCCCTGTGGCTCTCTATGGGGCGTctatgggtctctgtgggtccctgtgggtctctatggggtgtctatggggtccctgggggtctctatggggcatctatgggtctctatgggtccctgggggtctctgtggggtgtctctgggtctctatggggtgtctatgggtctctgtgggtcccTGTGGCTCTCTGTGGGGTGTCtctgggtctctatggggtgtctatgggtctctgtgggtccctggggtctctatggggtgtctctgggtctctatggggtgtctatgggtctctatggggtgtctctgggtctctgggggtccctgggggtctctatggggtgtctctgggtctctatggggtgtctatgggtgTCTCTGGGTCTCTATGGGGTCTCTATGGGGTCTCTGTGGGTCCCTGTGGCTCTCTATGGGGTGTCtctgggtccctgggggtccctgggggtctctatggggtgtctatgggtctctatggggtgtctatgggtccctgggggtctctatggggtgtctatgggtctctatggggtctctatggg comes from the Chroicocephalus ridibundus unplaced genomic scaffold, bChrRid1.1 SCAFFOLD_786, whole genome shotgun sequence genome and includes:
- the LOC134509353 gene encoding LOW QUALITY PROTEIN: shematrin-like protein 1 (The sequence of the model RefSeq protein was modified relative to this genomic sequence to represent the inferred CDS: inserted 8 bases in 5 codons; deleted 3 bases in 2 codons; substituted 1 base at 1 genomic stop codon); its protein translation is CSVYGVSLGLYGVSLGLYGVCMGXSVGLCGVSMGPCASLWVSMGLYTVSVALYGVSMGLCGVSVGVYGVSMGXSMGVYGVSVGLXGVSMGLYGVSLALYGVSVAXSMGLYGVSVALYGVSMALYGVSMGLYGVPVGLYGVSMGLCGSLWLSMGPCGSLWGHYGVPVALYGASMGLCXVPVGLYGVSMGSLGVSMGHLWVSMGPWGSLWGVSGSLWGVYGSLWVPVALCGVSLGLYGVSMGLCGPWGLYGVSLGLYGVSMGLYGVSLGLXGVPGGLYGVSLGLYGVSMGVSGSLWGLYGVSVGPCGSLWGVWVPGGPWGSLWGVYGSLWGVYGSLGVSMGCLWVSMGSLWGVYG